The nucleotide sequence ACCAGATACCCTTCCGCGTCGGCCTCCTTGAGTTCCGAACGCACGAAGGGATAGAAATCGTTCGTGCCGAAATAGGCCTCGCTCGATTCGGCAAAGTACTCTTGCGGATTGGTCAGCGCATAATGCCGCTCGCGCTTGCCGCGGATGTGCAGCACCGATTCGTAGACCTTCGCGTCCGTGGCGCGCTCAAACACGGCGCGCACCTCGGCGTTGGCGAAGCCGTCGTTGAGAAACTGATGGTGATAGCCGTGGGCCAACTCGTGAAATACCATCCACGGCTGGTCGTGGACCCACTTCAAGAAATTCCGGGCGTTGGCCAGCTCGACCGAACGGGCCTTGTCGGGGTTCATGTCGTGTTCGCGGAGCCAGCCCGGATCGGGGTGGTAGCACATGCAGGGATGGTGCGGCTCGGCTTCTTCGACCCAAATCTTGATCTGCCGCAGCTTCGCCACCGCCCCCGGCGGCACGTTGCGAACGATCAGATAGAGCTGCTGCCGCAGCAGAGAGAGCGCCTCGGCACAAAGCTCGGCGTCGCGCTCGCGAAACGGCTTGTTGACCAGCACCGTCCAGCCTTCGACCGTTTCGCTTGTATACGCCTCCGTCGGTTCATACTTGGCCGGTTCATCGGACAAAGCTGAATCGTTCACGGCGGTAACCAGCGAGGCACAGAGACAGAACGTGAATTCGAACGCTCGTTGTTTCAATGGTTTTCGTCCTGGTGTTGGCAACGTAGGTAGGGTGGGGCCAGCGAGCTTGCGAGCGCCGGCCCACCGTGTTCAAGGCGTTAGGCAATCGGCGTTGGGCATTAGGGACGATGGGACGGTCGTGCCCTAACGCCTAACGCCCATCGCCTAACCCCTTGCTACAGCGTCGGCCCGATGCTCCAGGGCGCGAACTCCTCTTCGCCCACGCCCAGTAGCTCGCTCTTCGTCTTGCTGCCGCTGGCGACTTCCAACACATACTCGAAAATCCGCCGGCCGACCTGCTCCACCGGCGTGCCGTCCAGGATCATGCCCGCGTCGATGTCCATGTCGCCGATCATCCGCTCGTACATCGGCGTGTTCGTGGCGATCTTGATCGAGGGCGAGGGCTTGCAGCCGAAGCAGCTTCCGCGGCCGGTGGTGAAGGCGATCACGTTGCAGCCGCCGGCCACGAGTCCCGTGACGCTGACCGGATCGAAGCCCGGCGTATCCATGAACACGAATCCCTTGCCGGTGACTTGCTCGCCGTAGAGATAGACGCCGGCCAGGGCGGTCGAGCCGGCCTTGGTCACCGCGCCCAGCGATTTTTCGTAGATGGTCGTCAGGCCGCCTTCCTTGTTGCCTTGCGACGGATTGTTGTTCAACTCGGCGCCGAACATCTCGGCGTAACGCTCCCACCAGCGAATCCGCTCGGCCAGCTTTTCGCCGATGGCCCGCGTCCGGGCACGCCGCGTCAGCAGGTGCTCGGCCCCGTAGACTTCCGAGGTTTCGGCCAGCACCGCCGTGCCGCCCGCCGCGACCAGCAGGTCGCTGGCCACGCCCAGGGCCGGATTGGCGGTGATGCCCGAATTGCCGTCGGAGCCGCCGCAGTTCAGCCCCAGCACGATCTCGCTGGCCGGAATCGTCTCGCGCCGCACGTCGTCGACGTCGGGCAGCATCTTCATGATCTCGCGGTGGGCGGCCTCGATCGTCTTGGCCGTGCCGCCGCACTCTTGCAGGGTGAGCACCGGCGGCAGCTTGCGGCCCACACCGTTGCTGCCCAC is from Pirellulales bacterium and encodes:
- a CDS encoding altronate dehydratase family protein, yielding MPATSLPAATVVLLHPDDNVCVATRNLEGGSEVTAGGRTVRLTGAVRLGHKIALVPIAKGGRVYRYGQTIGFATEAIEPGDWVHTHNVEAGAFSRDYEYATEVPPDPAPIEDHTFQGYRRADGRAGTRNYIAIISNVNCSASVSKYVAQRFDHGLLKDFPNVDGILPLTHKGGCGMQYGGEDHQQLARTMAGFAKHPNVGGYLLIGLGCETASLPYLVETTGLVQIAGVGSNGVGRKLPPVLTLQECGGTAKTIEAAHREIMKMLPDVDDVRRETIPASEIVLGLNCGGSDGNSGITANPALGVASDLLVAAGGTAVLAETSEVYGAEHLLTRRARTRAIGEKLAERIRWWERYAEMFGAELNNNPSQGNKEGGLTTIYEKSLGAVTKAGSTALAGVYLYGEQVTGKGFVFMDTPGFDPVSVTGLVAGGCNVIAFTTGRGSCFGCKPSPSIKIATNTPMYERMIGDMDIDAGMILDGTPVEQVGRRIFEYVLEVASGSKTKSELLGVGEEEFAPWSIGPTL